Proteins from one Candidatus Polarisedimenticolia bacterium genomic window:
- a CDS encoding twin-arginine translocation signal domain-containing protein: MKRRDFLKHGTGAVAAAGALGVPALLRAQDVIKVGHMTPRTGFLGQLGA, translated from the coding sequence ATGAAGCGACGGGACTTCCTCAAGCACGGGACGGGGGCGGTGGCGGCGGCGGGGGCGCTCGGGGTGCCGGCCCTCCTCAGGGCGCAGGACGTCATCAAGGTCGGCCACATGACCCCGCGCACCGGCTTCCTGGGCCAGCTCGGCGCC